One window of the Janthinobacterium sp. PAMC25594 genome contains the following:
- a CDS encoding TonB-dependent receptor, translating to MKLTLFAAAAMALCQAQAVEPTMATSGDLPTVIITGSMPLPTVEQPRDTLAAPVQTASAQQIARSGALDISAFLRRNLGSVYVNEVQNNPFQPDVTYRGYTASPLLGTPQGLSVYLDGMRLNQPFGDVVSWDLIPRMAIESLTLMPGSNPLFGLNTLGGALALQTKDGKSNPGTAIEARLGSAQRRGVEFEHGGSNAQGWHWYVTGNRFREVGWRDDSPSDVRQLFGKLGWSDARTDIAVTVAHADNALTGNGLQEQRMLARDYRSVYTKPDLTQNRSTLLNLTGKHQASEALLLSGNVYYRKIDTHTFNGDLNDESLDQSVYQPGAAERAALAAAGYTGFPASGANAGNTPFPKWRCIANVLLNDEPAEKCNGMINRSHTEQENYGFSGQFTVLADVAGARHAVTAGAAYDTSHATFRQTSQFGYLNPDRSITPVNFFADGTEIDDDGTPVDNRVDLSGRMRTWSVYASDSIAFNQNLTLTVSGRYNRSTVRNRDAITPGGGNGSLDGDHRFSRFNPAIGLAYAPAKGVSAYLGYNEGSRTPTAIELGCADPENPCRLPNAMAGDPPLKQVVTKTWEAGVRGKFADVARWSAGVFRAENHDDILFVADNQAGFGYFKNFGKTRHQGMELALDGKTGALDFGVNYTWLQATYQSREVVNGSANSSGDAQAPGLEGNIVITPGNRIPLTPSHIFKAHVDVQGGREWTVGLAMTAVSSAYARGNENNRHQAGGASYLGAGKSGGYAVVELNGKYQLTPRLSIFAQVNNLFDRKYATAAQLGATAFDANGNFAARPLPAVNGAYPMVNATFYAAGAPRSVNAGLRYAF from the coding sequence ATGAAACTGACTTTATTCGCGGCCGCCGCCATGGCGCTGTGCCAGGCGCAGGCCGTCGAACCGACGATGGCCACCTCGGGCGACTTGCCCACCGTCATCATCACGGGCAGCATGCCGCTGCCTACCGTGGAGCAGCCGCGCGATACCCTGGCCGCGCCCGTGCAGACGGCCAGCGCGCAGCAGATCGCGCGCAGCGGCGCGCTCGACATCTCCGCCTTCCTGCGCCGCAACCTGGGCAGCGTCTACGTGAACGAGGTGCAGAACAACCCGTTCCAGCCCGACGTCACCTACCGCGGCTACACGGCCTCGCCCCTGCTGGGCACGCCGCAAGGGCTGTCCGTGTATCTCGATGGCATGCGCCTGAACCAGCCGTTTGGCGACGTCGTCAGCTGGGACTTGATCCCGCGCATGGCGATTGAATCGCTGACCCTGATGCCCGGCTCGAACCCCCTGTTCGGTTTGAACACACTGGGCGGCGCGCTGGCCCTGCAAACCAAGGATGGCAAGAGCAATCCCGGCACCGCCATCGAAGCGCGCCTCGGTTCCGCTCAACGTCGCGGCGTCGAGTTCGAGCATGGCGGCAGCAATGCGCAGGGCTGGCACTGGTATGTGACGGGCAACCGTTTCAGGGAAGTGGGCTGGCGCGACGATTCCCCATCCGACGTGCGCCAGCTGTTTGGCAAGCTGGGCTGGAGCGATGCACGCACCGATATCGCCGTCACCGTGGCCCACGCGGACAATGCGCTGACGGGCAACGGCTTGCAGGAACAGCGCATGCTGGCGCGCGACTACCGCAGCGTCTACACCAAGCCCGATTTGACGCAGAATAGGTCGACCCTGCTGAACCTGACGGGCAAGCACCAGGCCAGTGAGGCCTTGCTATTGTCCGGCAATGTGTACTACCGCAAGATCGACACGCACACGTTCAACGGCGACCTGAACGACGAGTCGCTCGACCAGTCCGTCTACCAGCCCGGCGCGGCCGAGCGCGCGGCGCTGGCGGCGGCCGGCTACACGGGCTTTCCCGCCAGCGGGGCGAACGCAGGCAATACGCCGTTTCCGAAATGGCGCTGCATCGCCAACGTCTTGTTGAACGATGAACCGGCTGAAAAATGCAACGGCATGATCAATCGCAGCCATACCGAGCAGGAAAACTATGGTTTTTCGGGCCAATTCACGGTGCTGGCCGACGTGGCCGGAGCGCGTCATGCCGTCACGGCCGGCGCCGCCTACGACACGAGCCACGCCACGTTCCGCCAGACCAGCCAGTTCGGCTACCTGAACCCGGACCGCAGCATCACGCCCGTCAATTTCTTTGCCGACGGCACGGAAATTGATGACGACGGCACGCCGGTCGATAACCGGGTCGATTTGAGCGGGCGCATGCGCACCTGGAGCGTGTATGCGAGCGATAGCATTGCGTTCAATCAAAATTTGACCTTGACTGTTTCCGGTCGCTACAACCGCAGCACGGTGCGCAACCGCGACGCCATCACGCCGGGCGGGGGCAACGGTTCGCTCGATGGCGACCACCGTTTCAGCCGCTTCAATCCAGCCATCGGCCTGGCCTATGCGCCGGCGAAGGGCGTGAGCGCCTACCTCGGTTACAACGAAGGCAGCCGCACGCCGACGGCGATCGAACTCGGCTGCGCCGACCCGGAAAACCCGTGCCGCCTGCCCAACGCCATGGCCGGCGACCCGCCATTAAAACAGGTGGTGACGAAGACTTGGGAAGCGGGCGTGCGCGGCAAGTTCGCCGACGTGGCGCGCTGGAGCGCGGGCGTGTTCCGCGCGGAAAACCACGACGATATCCTGTTCGTGGCCGATAACCAGGCGGGATTTGGCTACTTCAAAAATTTCGGCAAGACGCGCCACCAGGGCATGGAGCTGGCGCTGGACGGCAAGACGGGCGCGCTGGACTTCGGCGTCAACTATACGTGGTTGCAGGCGACGTACCAAAGCCGGGAAGTGGTCAACGGCAGCGCCAACAGCAGCGGCGACGCGCAAGCACCTGGCCTGGAAGGCAATATCGTCATCACGCCGGGCAACCGGATTCCGCTGACTCCCAGCCACATTTTCAAGGCACACGTGGATGTCCAGGGCGGACGCGAGTGGACGGTGGGGCTGGCCATGACGGCCGTGTCGAGCGCCTATGCGCGCGGCAATGAAAACAACCGGCACCAGGCGGGCGGGGCGTCGTACCTGGGCGCGGGCAAGAGCGGCGGCTATGCCGTGGTCGAGCTGAATGGCAAGTACCAGCTGACGCCACGGCTGAGCATATTTGCCCAGGTGAATAACCTGTTCGACCGGAAGTATGCGACGGCGGCCCAGCTGGGCGCGACGGCTTTCGACGCCAACGGCAATTTTGCCGCCCGGCCGCTGCCCGCCGTGAATGGCGCGTATCCGATGGTCAACGCGACCTTTTATGCGGCCGGCGCGCCGCGCAGCGTGAATGCGGGCTTGCGTTACGCGTTTTAA
- a CDS encoding Lrp/AsnC family transcriptional regulator codes for MKLDKFDLAILTALQQDARISLHDLSAKVGLTSSPCWARIKRMEDDGVIEGYTVNVNAAKVGLADTVIVQVTLDDHSDQALFEFGHALAMIPEVLEAFLVSGDYDYYLRIAVSDTRDYERLLRERLYKIPGIRHSKSSFVLRQLKQSYLPLQR; via the coding sequence ATGAAGCTGGATAAATTCGACCTCGCCATCCTGACGGCCCTGCAGCAGGACGCCCGCATCAGCCTGCACGACCTGAGCGCCAAGGTGGGCCTGACCTCGTCGCCATGCTGGGCGCGCATCAAGCGCATGGAAGACGATGGCGTCATCGAGGGGTATACGGTGAACGTCAACGCGGCCAAGGTGGGGCTGGCCGACACCGTCATCGTGCAAGTCACTTTGGACGACCATTCCGACCAGGCCCTGTTCGAATTCGGCCACGCGCTGGCCATGATCCCGGAAGTGCTGGAAGCGTTTCTTGTCTCCGGCGACTACGATTACTACCTGCGCATCGCGGTCAGCGACACGCGCGACTATGAGCGCCTGCTGCGCGAGCGCCTGTATAAAATTCCCGGCATCCGCCACAGCAAATCGAGCTTTGTCTTGCGCCAGCTCAAGCAGAGCTACCTGCCGTTGCAGCGCTAG
- the ilvB gene encoding biosynthetic-type acetolactate synthase large subunit has translation MKPDPAPLLARASHNGASTLIDTLLALGVDTVFGYPGGAVLPLYDALHAQPRLRHVLVRHEQAAVHAAEGYARSTGRPGVVFVTSGPGMSNTTTGLLDALCDSIPVICISGQVATTSIGTDAFQECDALGISRPVTKWNRQIRTADETAAVLREAYAQATQGRPGPVLVDFPKDLQLAPVQATTVLAPATPAPLPPPAAADLERAASLIASARQPVFYGGGGLVNSGPAACAAFGQLVKLAAAPCTLTLLGLGAFPASHPAFLGMLGMHGTLEANLSMHHADLVVCVGARFDDRVTGRLDAFYPGAKVIHVDIDPASIHKVVRADVALRGDCAPVLTALLAQLRGRLLADRQPWWQRINGWRAQDSLAFDDTPQVIAPQALMRRLQAALDGRDAIVSTDVGQHQMWAAQHLRFEQPRRWLTSGGAGTMGYGLPAAIGAQIAHPDACVVCVSGDASILMNIQELATAVQHRLPVKVVLSNNGYMGMVRQWQELIHGGRYSHSYTEALPDFVALARAFGWQAHMVSRREELDAALAACLASEGPYFLDVRVHGAENCFPMMAPGAGHHEVTLSKGKVYTER, from the coding sequence ATGAAACCTGATCCCGCTCCCCTCCTCGCGCGCGCATCCCATAACGGCGCCAGCACCCTGATCGACACCCTGCTGGCCCTGGGCGTCGACACCGTCTTCGGCTATCCGGGCGGCGCCGTGCTGCCCCTGTACGACGCGCTGCACGCCCAGCCCCGCTTGCGCCACGTGCTGGTGCGCCACGAACAGGCGGCCGTGCACGCGGCCGAAGGCTATGCGCGCAGCACGGGCCGGCCCGGCGTCGTCTTCGTCACCTCCGGTCCCGGCATGAGCAATACCACCACGGGACTGCTCGACGCCCTGTGCGATTCGATACCCGTGATCTGCATCAGCGGCCAGGTGGCCACCACCAGCATCGGCACCGACGCCTTCCAGGAATGCGACGCGCTGGGCATTTCGCGCCCCGTCACCAAGTGGAACCGGCAAATCCGCACGGCCGATGAAACGGCGGCCGTGCTGCGCGAAGCGTACGCGCAGGCAACGCAGGGCCGGCCCGGCCCCGTGCTGGTCGACTTTCCCAAGGATCTGCAGCTGGCGCCGGTGCAGGCAACGACGGTGCTGGCCCCTGCCACGCCGGCCCCGCTGCCGCCGCCGGCCGCCGCCGATCTCGAACGGGCCGCCAGCCTGATCGCCTCCGCGCGCCAGCCCGTGTTTTACGGCGGCGGCGGCCTCGTCAATTCCGGCCCCGCCGCCTGCGCCGCGTTCGGGCAACTGGTGAAGCTGGCCGCCGCGCCCTGCACTTTGACCCTGCTGGGCCTGGGCGCCTTTCCCGCTTCGCACCCGGCCTTCCTCGGCATGCTGGGCATGCACGGCACGCTGGAAGCCAACCTGTCCATGCACCATGCCGACCTGGTCGTTTGCGTGGGCGCCCGCTTCGACGACCGGGTCACGGGCAGGCTCGACGCCTTTTATCCTGGCGCAAAGGTCATCCACGTCGATATCGACCCGGCGTCGATCCACAAGGTGGTGCGCGCCGACGTGGCCCTGCGCGGCGACTGCGCGCCCGTGCTCACTGCCTTGCTGGCGCAGCTGCGCGGCCGCCTGCTGGCGGACCGCCAGCCGTGGTGGCAGCGCATCAATGGCTGGCGCGCGCAGGACTCGCTGGCGTTCGACGACACGCCGCAGGTGATCGCGCCGCAGGCGCTGATGCGCCGGCTGCAGGCGGCCCTGGACGGCCGGGACGCCATCGTCTCCACCGACGTGGGCCAGCACCAGATGTGGGCGGCCCAGCATTTGCGTTTCGAGCAGCCCCGGCGCTGGCTGACCTCGGGCGGCGCCGGCACCATGGGTTATGGCTTGCCGGCCGCCATCGGCGCGCAGATCGCCCACCCGGATGCCTGCGTGGTGTGCGTCAGCGGCGACGCCTCGATTTTGATGAATATCCAGGAACTGGCCACGGCCGTGCAGCACCGCCTGCCCGTGAAAGTGGTGCTGTCGAACAATGGCTATATGGGCATGGTGCGCCAGTGGCAGGAACTGATACACGGCGGGCGCTACAGTCACAGCTACACGGAAGCGCTGCCCGACTTCGTCGCCCTGGCGCGCGCGTTCGGCTGGCAGGCGCACATGGTGAGCCGGCGCGAGGAACTCGACGCGGCATTGGCCGCCTGCCTGGCCTCCGAAGGCCCCTACTTCCTCGACGTGCGCGTGCATGGCGCGGAAAACTGCTTCCCCATGATGGCCCCCGGCGCGGGGCACCATGAAGTGACCTTATCCAAGGGAAAGGTGTACACGGAACGGTAG